GTGACGCCGCAAGATGCTTGGAACGCTGCATACCATCAATTGGAACTGCAATTGGACCGCGCCAGTTTTGATACCTGGCTGCGATCTGCTGTATTCCTGGGCTATGAAGCTGGCATCTACCTGGTGGGTGTACCCAATGGGTATGCCCGCGATATGTTGCAGCATCGTCTTTACCGCAATATCCGCCGCGTCCTGAGCGATGTGGCTGGCGAAAATTGCGAACTCCGCTTTGAAATCTACAAAGGGGACGTCGGGGAACCAGAAGCGCCAGCAAGCGACGATATGCCGCTGTTTAAGTTCATGGCACAGCAGCCACCTGCCCCCGCGCCGGAACCCAAGTCGCTGCATCAGGCGGTAATTCCGCCGCAGCGCCCGGACCTACCGGAGAGTGAACTCAATGCGCGTTATACGATAGACCGCTTCATCGTCAACCAGAGCAACAGCGTGGTTTACGAAGCAGCGCTCGCTGTCAGCGATTATCCGGCCACCGTTTATAACCCCTTCCTGATTTATGGGGGTGTCGGCCTGGGTAAGACGCATTTGCTGCAATCTATCGCGCATCGCTGTGCAGAGCGGGGCCTGAAAACCGTCTATATCCCGTCGGAGGTCTTTACCAATGACCTCATTGATGCCATCCGTAACCGTACAACCGCCATGTTCCGCGACAAGTACCGCACGGTCGATGTGCTGCTGGTCGATGATATTCAATTCATCGCCGGGAAGGAAACCACGCAGGAAGAGTTCTTCCATACATTTAATGCGCTGGTGAACTTCAATAAGCAGATCGTGCTGGCCTCAGACCGGCATCCGCGAGAGCTAGCAACGCTGGAAGATCGGCTGCGGTCGCGCTTCCAG
The Phototrophicus methaneseepsis DNA segment above includes these coding regions:
- the dnaA gene encoding chromosomal replication initiator protein DnaA, producing the protein MTPQDAWNAAYHQLELQLDRASFDTWLRSAVFLGYEAGIYLVGVPNGYARDMLQHRLYRNIRRVLSDVAGENCELRFEIYKGDVGEPEAPASDDMPLFKFMAQQPPAPAPEPKSLHQAVIPPQRPDLPESELNARYTIDRFIVNQSNSVVYEAALAVSDYPATVYNPFLIYGGVGLGKTHLLQSIAHRCAERGLKTVYIPSEVFTNDLIDAIRNRTTAMFRDKYRTVDVLLVDDIQFIAGKETTQEEFFHTFNALVNFNKQIVLASDRHPRELATLEDRLRSRFQGGLVADIQPPEYETRIAILQMWAQERGMELSSNVVDMIAHKAPNNVRELEGIFNQIAAQSRFSGGAVNFNNARETVERFRRPREHVQLDDIIQITADKHGLTIEELKGARRTGKINRARQIAMYIAREMTEYSLPQIGEAFGGRSHTTVLHGCNKINDELESDPILGNRIQKIMHSIRRGG